The stretch of DNA GGGAGGGGCCAGTTGAATACCACGGGAGGCATTCAGGATGGCATTGCGACCAAAGACCTCGACACTGAGTGCAGTGCGCTTGGCGGCCGCTTCTGCGTGGCGGAGTTCTTCGGCAGTGAGGGTGATGGTGATCTTGAGTCCAGCAGGCATGACGTCATGCTGCCACACATGAACTGAAAATCGCCCCCGCTTACAGCCGAAGCTGAAGCGGGGGCGAATTCGCCTGAGTTGTCCGGTATCAGCCCAGAGGGAACAGACGCTTAAAGGCCATCTCGATCAGCATCAGCGTGAACGGGCTGTTGAGCAGAACCATCAGCCAGGTGGCGGAAGGCGGCGCAAACTCTTTGACCAAGGCCTGCACGATGCTCAGCACAAACTGGGCACGGGCCGTCCCGGCAATGACACCCTTCAATTCTTGGGCGGCGGTGACGCCTGCTTCGAGCAGCGCGCCGACTTCCGTCCAGGTGGCGCCATCGCGCAAAGCCTGTGCTTTGGTCACTAGACTGGGGAAGTGCTTGTCGAGCCAGGGCTGAACCAGATCAGGAGTGAGGGCGCCTCCGGTGCGAGTAGCGGTACCAAGGGACAACAGAAGGGACAGGATTTGAGCTTGCAACATGGGCACACTCCAAGGGCGCGGCCCTCCAAAAAGGCAGGGCCGGGAAAGGTCGAATTGTTAGCGTCAGTGAATGACGCGGCGGGCCTAGTTCAGCGGCAGTGCTGGGATGCTGATGGGTTCGGGCTCACGACTGTTGACGTACACCCGCACCGTCTGGGTACGGGCATCCACGGTCACACCGTTGTCGGGGCGTTGCACCAGTTGGCCAGTGATTTCGACGTCATTGACCAGGACGCGCATGGGTTCCCCTCGCAGGACTTGCAGCGATGCCAGCGTGCGCTTGGCCCCGCGGGCGTGCAGCCACTCTTCCGGTGGGTGGTAGTTCTCCCGCACAAACGCTTCGCACGCCTTCCGCTCTTTCATATGGGTGCTGGGCCAGTAGTTGGGGGGCAGATTGACGCCCGCCTTCTTGACGTAGAAGTGTAGATGCGCGGCCATGCTGAGCTTCGCGCCTTTCCCGATCTGCCCGATCAGATCGCCGCCACTGACCAGTTGGCCCAGCTTGACGTGAATGTCTCGCAGGTGCCAATAACCCGAAATGCTGCCATCGCCGTGCTTGATCTCAACGATGCCGCCGATGTACCCGTCCCACATCACGGCCACCACCACACCTGCATCCGTACCGTGCACCGGGTCACCCACATCGGTGTCACTGCCGGTGACCGCATTCAGATCGATGGCGGGGTGAACGGAGCCAAGCGCCTTGTAGTAGGCAGGGTCAAGCCAAGCACAGCCAGGTTGCACGGTGTAACGGGTGGTGGGGGTGTCGAGCGTCGGCCAGAAAGCTAAGGTCATAGGGTTCCTTTGAGCTGAGCCAGTTCCGCTTCTGCCCGCTCCGCACGTTCCTTCCAGTGCGTCATCTGCTGCCAGACCGTGGGCCGCACCGCCAGTCGGAACAGTAGCCAGAGCAGGCCAGCCTGCCCCTCCAGGAACGAGAAGGTGGCTGGTGCTCCGGTGTAGACGTTGCGGGCGCAATTCAAGAGCAGCGCAGAGGCGATGATCGCCCACCCCATGCGCGTTGACCACGGCGCTTCCCGCACGTACCAGAGTGTGTAGAGCACCAGGGCCGCGACGGCAAAGCGCCCTCCAGCCAAGATGACCCCACTGAGACTGCCATCCAGGCTCTCCAGATATTGCGTGGGGCCGATCACGGTGTCTCCAATGTCCGCCAGAAGGGCTGGGGACAGGAAGAAACCGACGACATGCAAGAGCACCATGACAATCGGGATGGCGTCACTCCAGTGCCAGCGGGGGCCAGCACGGAGAGCAGCGCGTTCGGCACGGCGGGTGGGGGTCTGGGCAGATTTAAACGTCATTCCGGGGTCTCCTTTTTGGTGAGGGCGTACTGGCCTTTAGCGATGGCGGCGACAAAATCCCAGGCGGCTGGCCCCATGTAGCCGTAGAACATGGCCAGGCCCACCGCTGCCTTGATGGGAAGAGGTTTGATGGTGTCTTGCAGCAGCAGCAGCGCGAGTGCGGCCATCGAGCCATACACGACGTCTGCAAACCCTTCTCCGAACGTCGTGAGAGGCTTTTGTTCCCGCCGCTGGGCCGCACGTTCACGGGCCACCCGTGCGATCGAAACGCAGATGGTCAGAATGAGAGCCGCGCCGAACAGCACCAGCGTGCGGAGGCTGATCAGTTCTTGCAGCTCCGGGGTCACTGTTGCTCCGAGACGCGCCACTCCCGCCCGATCCGGTCTACCCAGACCAGTGACCACCAGCTCAGGGCCACTTTCCGGAAGGTCTGCCCGGGGTACAGGGTGTAGAGACCGGGCGGGAAGTCAGGCTGACTGCCGCCCAACTTGGAGACCAAGCGCAAGCGGGCGACACCGTTGGGGGGGCAGCCGGGTTTGAGTTGCACGGTGAGCCACCGGCCAACA from Deinococcus sp. QL22 encodes:
- a CDS encoding M23 family metallopeptidase codes for the protein MTLAFWPTLDTPTTRYTVQPGCAWLDPAYYKALGSVHPAIDLNAVTGSDTDVGDPVHGTDAGVVVAVMWDGYIGGIVEIKHGDGSISGYWHLRDIHVKLGQLVSGGDLIGQIGKGAKLSMAAHLHFYVKKAGVNLPPNYWPSTHMKERKACEAFVRENYHPPEEWLHARGAKRTLASLQVLRGEPMRVLVNDVEITGQLVQRPDNGVTVDARTQTVRVYVNSREPEPISIPALPLN